From Synoicihabitans lomoniglobus, the proteins below share one genomic window:
- a CDS encoding FIST signal transduction protein has translation MKSSTLHWRDGAWVAPDDLVPSPQLILVFGAGDVLRHAAARAELRSRFPGAEIAGCSTAGEIAGRVVSDGGAVALAVEFGSTRVRGVSQRISQVQDSERVGEELAASLRADDLAHVLILSDGLQVNGAALARGLRAGLPAAVSATGGLAGDGPRFAETTVLYGDEASTGLVVAIGLYGSNLEVRWGSAGGWEAFGPKRLVTRAEDNVLFELDGQPALALYKTYLGDRADGLPATGLLFPLELLPETDAEPSVVRTILAMDEAAQSLTFAGDVPEGRQVRLMKSTIDKLIWGAEQAAEVVEPTCPVEVALLVSCVGRRLLLDQRVEEEIEAVMTELGNPRGAVGFYSYGEIGPAGLAHGCNLHNQTMTLTTLAERSI, from the coding sequence ATGAAATCCTCCACTCTGCATTGGCGCGACGGCGCCTGGGTGGCGCCGGACGATCTTGTCCCGTCGCCGCAATTGATCCTCGTTTTCGGAGCGGGAGACGTGCTGCGCCATGCGGCCGCTCGCGCGGAATTGCGGTCGCGGTTTCCCGGGGCGGAGATCGCGGGATGCAGCACGGCGGGTGAAATCGCCGGACGCGTGGTGAGCGATGGAGGCGCGGTGGCTTTGGCGGTGGAGTTTGGTTCCACGCGGGTGCGCGGGGTGTCGCAGCGCATCAGTCAGGTGCAGGACAGCGAACGCGTCGGAGAGGAACTGGCCGCATCGTTGCGGGCGGATGATCTGGCGCACGTTCTCATTCTCAGCGATGGACTGCAGGTCAATGGTGCGGCGCTCGCCCGGGGTTTGCGGGCGGGATTGCCGGCGGCCGTCAGCGCCACGGGTGGTCTGGCGGGCGACGGGCCGCGTTTTGCCGAAACCACCGTCCTGTATGGTGACGAAGCGTCGACGGGATTGGTCGTGGCGATCGGATTATACGGGTCGAACTTGGAGGTCCGGTGGGGATCGGCTGGAGGATGGGAAGCGTTTGGCCCGAAACGCCTCGTCACGCGGGCGGAAGACAACGTGCTCTTTGAGTTGGACGGCCAACCTGCGCTGGCGCTCTACAAGACCTATCTGGGAGATCGGGCTGACGGATTACCAGCCACGGGCTTGTTGTTCCCGCTCGAACTTTTGCCCGAGACCGACGCTGAGCCCAGCGTGGTGCGCACGATTCTCGCCATGGATGAAGCCGCGCAGTCGCTCACCTTTGCCGGCGACGTGCCCGAGGGGCGTCAGGTGCGGCTCATGAAGTCCACCATCGACAAACTCATCTGGGGCGCCGAGCAGGCCGCCGAAGTGGTCGAACCGACCTGCCCGGTCGAGGTCGCGCTGTTGGTGAGTTGCGTGGGTCGTCGCTTGCTGCTCGATCAGCGGGTCGAGGAGGAGATCGAAGCTGTGATGACCGAACTGGGCAACCCGCGCGGCGCGGTCGGTTTCTATTCCTATGGTGAAATTGGCCCGGCGGGTCTTGCGCATGGGTGTAATTTGCACAATCAAACCATGACGCTTACGACGCTCGCCGAGCGCTCGATCTGA